TCTCATTTAAACCTCCCGTGTAACCTTGCTGTTGCAAACTATCCGAATAAAGAGGGGGTGGCAATCATGCCCCCCCCTGGAAATAGATCAAAGAATAGATCACATTATGGTGACAATTAAAATGAAAAATGACGACAATTATTTATATAGCGCGTTGATCTCTTCTTCACTGGATTTGTCGTATCCGGAGAATACCTTAACTACCTTACCATCCTTGTCAACGAGAACCGAGGCGGGCGTCACTGACAGGCCGAAAGCGCCGGCAACATTGAACTCCTGGTCCAGGTAGATGGGGTAATCCGGGTAATCCCGCATATACTGCTTCTGGTAGCGCTTTACGGCCGGTGCCCCTGCAAGGTCGATAGAAATGAGGACGTTATTCTGGTCCTTATGCTTGCGCAACACCCACTTGATCTCGTTGAGGCAATTACGGCACGACGTGTTGAAAAATATCAGGGCCGAGGGCTTTCCCTGAGTAATGGATTTTAGCATCAATTCTTTACCATCTAATGTCTTCACAGAGAGGGTATCCGGAAGCATTTCCCCGGCAAGGACCGGTCCGGCGAGAACAGGCGCGACCCCAAGGGACAGCACCATCAGGCCTGCCAGCATTATAAGTAAAAGTTTACGCATGGTAACACTCCTTCCGACTAAAATTTCGAAAAAGATCCTGGGATCGTTTCCTTATCCCGATACTACTGCCAGGTACCATTTTCCGTAAATAACAAAGAGGCGCGTGGGGGGATATTCCCCCCACGCGCCTTACATTAATTTGGATCTACTACAGCAAACTGCATGCGTTACTTAAGGTGGCAGGAGCTGCAGAGCACCTGCTCGTTCACATACTCGGCACCAGCACCGCCCAGCACGGGGACGTTGGCTTCAAGGATGTAGTGACCATCAGAAGCCAACTTGCCTGCCCACCAGGCGGTGGAAGCATCGTGGGCCCGGTGACAGGACTCGCAGTTGATGCCGCTGGTGGCTGTAGGC
The bacterium genome window above contains:
- a CDS encoding TlpA disulfide reductase family protein, which produces MRKLLLIMLAGLMVLSLGVAPVLAGPVLAGEMLPDTLSVKTLDGKELMLKSITQGKPSALIFFNTSCRNCLNEIKWVLRKHKDQNNVLISIDLAGAPAVKRYQKQYMRDYPDYPIYLDQEFNVAGAFGLSVTPASVLVDKDGKVVKVFSGYDKSSEEEINALYK